A part of Anaeromyxobacter diazotrophicus genomic DNA contains:
- a CDS encoding FKBP-type peptidyl-prolyl cis-trans isomerase, whose protein sequence is MKVGKGSVVSVDYELHLGDGKVVDASAPGEPMAYIHGEGQIVPGLERALEGLSAGEAKQVVVAPQDGYGEHDARGVQEVPKNAFPADMQPAIGMELLAQGEDGEAVPFVVREVKPESIVIDLNHPLAGKTLHFAVTVREVRAATEEELEHGHVHGAGDAHEHDHHHE, encoded by the coding sequence ATGAAGGTCGGCAAGGGCAGCGTGGTGTCGGTGGACTACGAGCTCCACCTGGGCGACGGCAAGGTGGTGGACGCGTCCGCGCCCGGCGAGCCCATGGCCTACATCCACGGCGAGGGGCAGATCGTCCCCGGGCTCGAGCGGGCGCTCGAGGGACTGTCCGCCGGCGAAGCGAAGCAGGTGGTGGTGGCGCCGCAGGATGGCTACGGCGAGCACGACGCGCGCGGCGTGCAGGAGGTACCGAAGAACGCCTTCCCCGCCGACATGCAGCCGGCGATCGGGATGGAGCTCCTGGCGCAGGGCGAGGACGGCGAGGCGGTGCCGTTCGTCGTGCGGGAGGTCAAGCCGGAGTCGATCGTCATCGACCTCAACCACCCGCTCGCCGGCAAGACGCTCCACTTCGCGGTGACCGTGCGCGAGGTCCGCGCCGCCACCGAGGAGGAGCTCGAGCACGGGCACGTGCACGGGGCCGGCGACGCCCACGAGCACGACCACCACCACGAGTAG